One Clupea harengus unplaced genomic scaffold, Ch_v2.0.2, whole genome shotgun sequence genomic window carries:
- the LOC122130863 gene encoding alanine aminotransferase 2-like produces MSLLRDVSPRLWSIRSSEQVALAKRAAQITTELQQGVKKPYKNVIDVSWGDPHRGGLKPLTFVRQVVATCLYPSLLNSEALPVDVQQRAKSLLGQCDGGSVGSYTTTRGIPKIVQSVSEFISQRDGGVQSSPENIFITSGSQRSLMMVLKLFVQSEGFTQTGVLTPVPSYPYFNMALSALGGTMVPYHLCEEQGWKLKVEELRRALHVARGHCNPMALYVINPGNPTGHVQSRKSIEDVIRFAAEEKLFLLADEVYQDSVHDPSCEFVSYKKVLFEMGPPYSNSVELASLNSISKGYFGESGFRGGYVEFVNLDPTVVGYVYTWFSLDTCSAVLGQITLDIMAHPPEAGDPSYPTFSEEIRSIKDTLASNVHRVQDVLGDLPGISCQPIKGGMFAFPQLHLPPCVVQQAKEAGMKPDVLYSSLLLEETGLSVGAGCEHGQREGTHHIRLCIATPEDNMEDVLNRLSTFHLRFMSRLS; encoded by the exons ATGTCCCTTTTGAGAGATGTCAGCCCAAGGCTGTGGAGTATCAGGAGCTCTGAGCAAGTGGCTCTGGCAAAAAGAGCTGCACAGATCACAACAGAGCTTCAACAG gGAGTGAAAAAGCCTTACAAGAATGTAATTGATGTTTCTTGGGGTGACCCACACAGAGGAGGACTAAAGCCCTTGACTTTTGTCCGTCAG GTTGTTGCTACCTGTTTGTACCCCTCTTTGCTAAACAGTGAGGCACTGCCAGTTGATGTGCAACAGAGAGCCAAGAGCTTGTTAGGGCAGTGTGACGGCGGAAGTGTGG GGTCATACACCACTACTCGTGGAATCCCTAAAATTGTACAGAGTGTGTCTGAATTCATTTCCCAGAGAGATGGGGGTGTGCAGTCCTCACCGGAGAACATTTTTATCACCTCTGGTTCTCAACGATCCCTTATG ATGGTGCTGAAGCTGTTTGTCCAGAGTGAAGGCTTTACACAGACAGGTGTGCTAACACCTGTGCCCTCATACCCCTACTTTAACATGGCACTGTCAGCACTAGGAGGTACCATGGTGCCGTACCACCTGTGCGAGGAACAGGGCTGGAAATTAAAAGTGGAGGAGTTGCGCAGAGCCCTCCATGTTGCCAGGGGGCACTGCAATCCCATGGCACTTTATGTTATTAACCCTGGCAACCCAACAG GTCATGTCCAGAGCAGGAAGTCTATCGAGGATGTGATTCGATTTGCTGCtgaggaaaagctttttctgcTGGCTGATGAG GTATACCAGGATAGTGTGCATGATCCAagttgtgagtttgtgtcttaTAAGAAAGTGCTTTTTGAAATGGGCCCACCATATTCCAACTCTGTTGAGCTGGCCTCCCTCAACTCCATCTCTAAAGGATACTTTGGCGA GTCTGGTTTTCGTGGTGGCTATGTGGAGTTTGTGAATCTGGACCCTACAGTCGTGGGGTACGTGTACACCTGGTTTTCCTTGGACACCTGTTCAGCAGTCCTAGGGCAGATCACTCTGGATATTATGGCTCATCCACCAGAGGCTGGAGATCCTTCCTACCCAACATTCTCTGAG GAAATCAGAAGCATAAAGGATACACTGGCCAGTAATGTGCACAGGGTCCAAGATGTGCTTGGTGACCTTCCTGGGATCAGTTGCCAGCCAATCAAAGGGGGCATGTTTGCTTTCCCTCAGCTCCATCTCCCGCCATGTGTAGTACAGCAGGCTAAG GAGGCTGGTATGAAGCCTGATGTGCTCTACTCTAGTCTTCTTCTGGAGGAGACAGGGTTGAGTGTGGGAGCAGGCTGTGAgcatgggcagagagaggggacccACCACATCAG ATTGTGCATTGCAACCCCAGAGGATAACATGGAGGATGTGCTGAACAGACTGTCTACTTTCCACCTCAGGTTCATGAGCCGGCTCTCCTGA
- the dhx30 gene encoding ATP-dependent RNA helicase DHX30 yields the protein MALPGVSLVRLRALCNLGIKSFETGNRVGINCTWASQYRTKVGLAGDSEGTAETTKGHPSLLNEYPEPKDLLYRTLARSLGISDLSHLIQYNCTDGDVKRATVTVMWPQRIEAVGFGSRKVLAERYAAAAACQKLKELGVLEPDNIPKRKKGQGQLSPMTGWRDEDEEYAAPPYPTEFLERPQSRTKRSIPVPKIPEDDPRLLEALSTFSQPRALLVKVIQMALSPHKIRDIVQYHTVGGKFKTSKLTLHWPEEVTFEACGRKKIEAEKKASALACLRLKELGLLDDNNEPLTHAQYHKEEVQEAGKRMRRPCSLEIPKELKDKMSEYLTQYPIETEMQKLWAEEDERAARQQANEEEDEEEEEEDVLSDAITGRPYRPLEPAEEQRLSDRLLEQWESAGTGLGTSLPLDAHRERVVSTVEGARVVVLAGETGCGKTTRVPRFLLEGRVRAGEGARCNILVTQPRRISAVSVAQRVALEMGPDLKHSVGFQVRLQSQPPKASGGALLFLTVGVLLRKLQSNPTLEGISHVVVDEVHERDVNTDLLLALLRSLLPQNPQLHIVLMSATGDTQRLVEYFGGCPVVHVPGFMHPVRERYLEEVLREMGRRPRKSVPQDRARKGEDVDDATPDLNMVADVINHIHTTGEPGAVLCFLPGWQDIKAVQQRLEETTAFRSGSQMILPLHSSMSVADQQTVFQRPPEGQRKIVLATNIAETSITIDDIVHVVDVGSQKETNYDPKTKVSCLDTVWVSRSNVTQRKGRAGRCQPGHSYHLFPRTRLDSMIVFPVPEILRTPLESLVLQAKIHSPQSKAVDFLSQVLDSPDRALIEDAVRVLQELGVLDKLECLTPLGKRVSCMSCDPRLGKVLVLAALFRCASPLISVAACLTRDPFHNSMENRGLIHKAKEELGGSTGSDFLVFSRAVQGWREGPDRETKNEYMYQYSLSGAGLRFIQGLARQFSDNFYEAELVSNPNDCLRPTSTYNQFSQEDELLKAVLMAGLYPNLIQVKRGIVNKGRFRPDGISYRTNTGPVLMHRSTVNRGKTQLPSRWMTFYSAVQSNGQVFIRDSSLVHPLALLLMTDCDLTERVTGDRVEVSLLERPFVRWELSTDTWNLLWELRTSLQAMMHRNLRPDPETGSSQDTELLSLLVDLLNNTSQQGDEGPSYAE from the exons ATGGCGCTGCCCGGTGTTTCACTCGTGAGGCTCCGTGCGTTGTGCAACCTTGGAATTAAATCGTTTGAAACAGGGAATAGAGTGGGAATAAATTGTACCTGGGCCAGTCAATACAGGACCAAAGTAGGGCTAGCTGGTGATAGCGAAGGAACAGCCGAAACAACAAAAG GTCATCCCAGCCTTTTGAATGAGTATCCAGAACCAAAAGATCTCCTTTATCGTACCTTGGCCCGTTCTCTAGGGATATCAGATCTTTCTCATCTCATCCAGTACAACTGCACCGATGGAGATGTCAAG AGGGCCACTGTGACGGTGATGTGGCCCCAAAGGATCGAGGCTGTGGGCTTTGGCTCCAGGAAGGTGCTAGCAGAGCGCtatgctgcagcagcagcttgtcAGAAGCTGAAG GAACTGGGTGTCTTGGAACCAGACAACATTCCCAAGAGGAAGAAGGGCCAGGGACAACTTTCTCCTATGACTGGGTGGcgggatgaggatgaggagtaTGCAGCCCCGCCGTATCCAACTGAATTTCTTGAGAGACCCCAGAGCAGGACGAAAAGGTCTATTCCTGTCCCTAA GATACCAGAGGATGACCCAAGACTTCTGGAAGCTCTGTCAACATTCTCTCAGCCAAGAGCGCTCCTGGTGAAGGTCATTCAGATGGCATTGTCTCCTCACAAAATCAGA GATATTGTTCAATACCACACAGTGGGCGGGAAGTTTAAGACGTCTAAACTGACCCTGCACTGGCCTGAGGAGGTGACATTTGAGGCTTGTGGACGTAAAAAAATAGAAGCTGAGAAGAAAGCTTCTGCTCTGGCTTGTCTCAGATTAAAG GAACTGGGGTTGCTTGATGACAACAATGAACCTCTCACCCACGCCCAGTACCATAAGGAAGAGGTGCAAGAGGCAGGGAAAAGAATGAGACGGCCCTGTAGCCTGGAGATCCCTAAGGAGCTGAAGGATAAGATGAGCGAGTACCTCACTCAG TACCCCATTGAGACTGAGATGCAGAAACTTTGGGCTGAAGAAGACGAGCGTGCTGCAAGGCAACAGGCCaacgaggaggaggatgaggaagaggaggaagaggatgttcTCTCGGATGCAATCACAGGCCGGCCGTACCGCCCCCTGGAGCCTGCCGAGGAGCAGCGTCTGAGTGACAGGCTGCTAGAGCAGTGGGAGAGTGCCGGTACCGGCCTGGGGACGAGCCTGCCCTTGGACGCTCACCGAGAGCGGGTGGTGTCGACTGTGGAGGGGGCCCGTGTGGTGGTGCTCGCCGGGGAGACGGGGTGCGGGAAGACCACACGCGTGCCGCGGTTCCTGCTGGAGGGCCGCGTAAGGGCTGGCGAGGGCGCGCGATGCAACATCCTGGTCACGCAGCCACGGCGAATCAGCGCTGTGTCTGTGGCCCAGCGGGTCGCCCTTGAGATGGGCCCCGACCTCAAACACAGCGTGGGCTTCCAG GTGCGTTTGCAGTCACAGCCCCCCAAGGCGAGCGGAGGGGCGCTGCTCTTCCTCACGGTGGgcgtgctgctgaggaagctgCAGAGCAACCCCACGCTGGAAGGCATCAGTCACGTGGTGGTGGACGAGGTGCACGAGCGCGACGTCAACACCGACCTGCTGCTGGCGCTGCTGCGCTCACTGCTTCCCCAGAACCCCCAGCTGCACATCGTGCTCATGAGCGCCACCGGAGACACCCAGCGCCTGGTGGAGTACTTCGGGGGCTGCCCCGTGGTGCACGTGCCCGGCTTCATGCACCCAGTGCGGGAGAGGTAcctggaggaggtgctgagggAGATGGGGCGGCGTCCGCGGAAATCTGTCCCGCAGGACAGGGCACGA AAAGGAGAGGATGTTGATGATGCCACTCCAGACCTCAATATGGTTGCTGATGTCATCAACCACATTCATACAACAGGGGAGCCAG gcgctgtgttgtgtttcctgCCTGGGTGGCAGGACATTAAAGCTGTGCAGCAGAGGCTGGAGGAGACCACAGCGTTCAGATCGGGCTCTCAAATGATCCTGCCAT TGCACTCTAGCATGTCTGTGGCAGACCAGCAGACTGTGTTTCAGCGCCCCCCGGAGGGCCAGCGCAAGATTGTCCTGGCCACCAACATCGCTGAGACGTCAATCACCATAGATGATATTGTTCATGTGGTGGATGTCGGATCCCAGAAGGAGACGAACTACGACCCCAAGACAAAG GTCTCCTGTCTGGACACAGTCTGGGTGTCACGGTCTAACGTCACCCAGCGTAAAGGCAGAGCGGGAAGGTGTCAGCCTGGGCATTCTTACCACCTGTTCCCCCGTACACGCCTGGACTCCATGATCGTGTTCCCCGTCCCGGAGATCCTGCGCACCCCGCTGGAGAGTCTGGTGCTCCAGGCCAAGATTCACAGCCCACAGAGCAAG gCAGTAGATTTTTTATCTCAGGTGCTGGATTCTCCGGATCGTGCTCTCATTGAGGATGCCGTGAGGGTCTTGCAGGAACTTG GCGTGCTGGACAAATTGGAGTGTCTGACCCCTCTGGGAAAGCGAGTGTCCTGCATGTCGTGTGACCCGCGCCTGGGGAAGGTTCTGGTACTGGCTGCTCTCTTCCGCTGTGCCTCCCCCCTCATCTCAGTGGCTGCCTGCCTGACCCGAGACCCCTTCCACAACAGCATGGAGAACAGAGGCCTCATCCACAAG GCCAAAGAGGAGCTGGGAGGCTCCACCGGCAGTGACTTCTTGGTCTTCAGCCGTGCCGTGCAGGGCTGGAGGGAAGGACCGGACAGGGAAACGAAGAATGAGTACATGTACCAGTACAGTCTGTCTGGGGCCGGCCTGCGCTTCATTCAGG GCCTGGCTCGTCAGTTCAGTGATAACTTCTACGAGGCTGAACTGGTGTCCAACCCCAATGACTGCCTTCGTCCCACCTCCACCTACAACCAGTTCAGCCAAGAGGACGAGCTGCTCAAAGCTGTGCTGATGGCTGGTCTCTACCCAAACCTCATACAG GTGAAGAGAGGCATTGTCAACAAAGGTAGATTTCGGCCTGACGGCATCTCCTACCGCACCAACACTGGCCCAGTGTTAATGCACCGGTCGACCGTCAACAG AGGTAAAACCCAGCTTCCTAGCCGCTGGATGACGTTCTACAGTGCGGTCCAGTCAAATGGGCAGGTGTTCATCAGGGACTCATCCTTAGTCCATCCACTAGCCCTGCTCCTGATGACGGACTGCGACCTCACAGAGAGAG TTACTGGTGACCGTGTTGAGGTGTCCCTGCTTGAACGTCCTTTCGTGCGCTGGGAACTGTCTACGGACACGTGGAACTTGCTGTGGGAGTTGCGCACGTCCCTGCAGGCCATGATGCATCGGAACCTGCGTCCCGATCCCGAGACTGGCAGTTCTCAGGACACAGAGCTCCTCTCCCTGCTTGTGGACCTTCTGAACAACACAAGCCAGCAGGGTGATGAGGGCCCCAGTTATGCGGAGTGA
- the LOC122130865 gene encoding chymotrypsin-like elastase family member 3B: protein MELILVLLLASTVSGCGTPTYPPNLSRVVNGEEALPHSWPWQALLETFFPVCGATLIAPNWVLTAAHCINFHTFRVVLGDHNQNKQEGPEQSIMVDKMFIHPKWNDNCVSCGNDIALLKLERSATLNDKVQLACLPEPDSALAHNEACYATGWGRLYTGGPRPDKLQQGLVPVVEYDVCRQNDWWGSSVKPTMVCVGGDTVSTCHGDSGGPLNCKGRDGKWYLQGVSSFVSGKGCNTPMKPSVFTRVASFIPWIKETMANN from the exons atggaATTAATCTTGGTTCTGCTACTGGCCTCCACGG TGTCTGGCTGTGGTACTCCCACCTACCCTCCAAACCTCAGCAGGGTGGTAAATGGGGAGGAGGCTCTGCCCCACAGCTGGCCCTGGCAG GCCTTGCTGGAGACATTTTTTCCTGTTTGTGGTGCCACACTTATTGCCCCTAACTGGGTCCTGACAGCAGCACACTGCATCAA CTTTCACACATTCAGGGTAGTCCTCGGCGATCACAATCAGAACAAACAGGAGGGCCCAGAGCAGTCCATCATGGTGGATAAAATGTTCATACATCCAAAATGGAATGACAATTGTGTGTCCTGTGG GAATGACATTGCCCTCCTTAAACTGGAAAGAAGTGCCACCTTGAATGACAAAGTGCAGCTGGCTTGCCTGCCAGAGCCTGACTCTGCCCTCGCTCACAACGAGGCCTGCTATGCCACTGGCTGGGGCAGACTCTACA cTGGTGGTCCCCGTCCTGACAAGCTGCAGCAGGGCCTGGTGCCTGTGGTGGAATATGACGTGTGCCGCCAGAATGACTGGTGGGGCTCCAGTGTGAAACCCACCATGGTCTGTGTAGGGGGAGACACTGTATCAACCTGCCAT GGGGACTCTGGTGGGCCTTTGAACTGTAAAGGTCGTGATGGAAAGTGGTACCTTCAGGGAGTCAGTAGCTTTGTGAGCGGCAAAGGCTGTAATACTCCTATGAAGCCTAGTGTGTTTACCAGAGTGGCGTCCTTCAtcccctggatcaaagag ACCATGGCCAACAACTGA